From a region of the Primulina eburnea isolate SZY01 chromosome 7, ASM2296580v1, whole genome shotgun sequence genome:
- the LOC140836948 gene encoding phosphoribosylaminoimidazole carboxylase, chloroplastic-like isoform X4, which produces MIKSKRLAYDGRGNAVAKNEGELSSAVGALGGYARGLYAEKWTPFVKELSVIVARGRDNTMECYPVVETIHRENICHIVKSPANVSWNILRLATDVAYKAVSSLDGAGIFAVELFLTSDGQVLLNEVAPRPHNSGHHTIESCFTSQYENHLRAVVGLPLGNPSMKTPAAIMYNILGEEEGELGFLLANRLIRSALRIPGASVHWYDKPEMRKQRKMGHITIVGPSMGVIEARLKCLLGEEISDDRHVGAPRVGIIMGSDSDLPVMKDAAKILREFNVPTEVRIVSAHRTPEMMFEYASSARGRGIQVIIAGAGGAAHLPGMVAALTPLPVIGVPVRASTLDGLDSLLSIVQMPRGVPVATVAINNATNAGLLAVRLLGISDIDLQARMAQYLEDRRDEVLVKGDKLEKGGWEDYLNA; this is translated from the exons ATGATAAAGAGCAAAAGGCTGGCTTATGATGGGAGAGGTAATGCTGTTGCTAAAAATGAAGGTGAACTATCATCGGCTGTGGGAG CCCTCGGAGGATATGCCCGTGGTTTATATGCTGAGAAATGGACACCATTTGTGAAG GAGCTTTCTGTCATAGTGGCTAGAGGAAGAGATAATACCATGGAGTGCTATCCAGTTGTAGAAACTATCCACAG GGAGAACATTTGTCACATTGTTAAGTCTCCTGCCAATGTATCATGGAATATTCTAAGGTTAGCAACTGATGTTGCTTACAAGGCCGTGAGTTCTTTAGATGGTGCTGGTATATTTGCGGTTGAGTTGTTTTTGACATCTGATGGCCAG GTCTTACTCAATGAAGTGGCACCCAGACCTCATAATAGTGGGCATCACACAATTGAGTCGTGTTTTACTTCACAATATGAGAACCATCTGAGGGCCGTTGTTGGTCTTCCACTAGGCAATCCGTCAATGAAGACTCCAGCAGCTATCATGTACAATATACTGGGGGAAGAGGAG GGAGAACTAGGTTTCCTACTTGCCAATCGACTAATTAGAAGTGCATTGAGAATCCCTGGAGCATCAGTTCATTGGTATGACAAACCAG AGATGAGGAAGCAAAGAAAGATGGGCCACATCACAATCGTTGGCCCCTCTATGGGCGTTATTGAAGCCCGGTTAAAATGCTTGTTAGGAGAAGAGATCTCAGATGACCGGCATGTTG GTGCGCCTCGTGTTGGAATCATAATGGGCTCTGATTCAGACCTTCCTGTGATGAAGGACGCTGCAAAAATTTTAAGAGAGTTTAATGTGCCTACTGAG GTGAGAATAGTTTCAGCCCACCGGACCCCTGAAATGATGTTTGAGTACGCCTCATCTGCTCGGGGTCGAGGAATTCAGGTTATCATAGCTGGTGCAGGTGGTGCTGCTCATTTACCAG GCATGGTAGCTGCATTGACCCCCTTGCCTGTGATTGGTGTTCCAGTACGAGCATCCACATTAGATGGACTTGACTCCCTCTTGTCAATTGTTCAG ATGCCGAGGGGAGTCCCAGTCGCGACAGTGGCTATAAACAACGCGACGAATGCTGGTTTACTCGCAGTAAGATTGTTAGGGATCAGTGACATTGATTTGCAAGCTAG GATGGCTCAATACCTTGAAGATAGAAGAGATGAAGTGTTAGTTAAGGGAGATAAACTGGAAAAAGGTGGTTGGGAAGACTACTTGAATGCATAG
- the LOC140836948 gene encoding uncharacterized protein isoform X6, translating to MTGMLILLNAGAPRVGIIMGSDSDLPVMKDAAKILREFNVPTEVRIVSAHRTPEMMFEYASSARGRGIQVIIAGAGGAAHLPGMVAALTPLPVIGVPVRASTLDGLDSLLSIVQMPRGVPVATVAINNATNAGLLAVRLLGISDIDLQARMAQYLEDRRDEVLVKGDKLEKGGWEDYLNA from the exons ATGACCGGCATGTTG ATCCTTCTTAATGCAGGTGCGCCTCGTGTTGGAATCATAATGGGCTCTGATTCAGACCTTCCTGTGATGAAGGACGCTGCAAAAATTTTAAGAGAGTTTAATGTGCCTACTGAG GTGAGAATAGTTTCAGCCCACCGGACCCCTGAAATGATGTTTGAGTACGCCTCATCTGCTCGGGGTCGAGGAATTCAGGTTATCATAGCTGGTGCAGGTGGTGCTGCTCATTTACCAG GCATGGTAGCTGCATTGACCCCCTTGCCTGTGATTGGTGTTCCAGTACGAGCATCCACATTAGATGGACTTGACTCCCTCTTGTCAATTGTTCAG ATGCCGAGGGGAGTCCCAGTCGCGACAGTGGCTATAAACAACGCGACGAATGCTGGTTTACTCGCAGTAAGATTGTTAGGGATCAGTGACATTGATTTGCAAGCTAG GATGGCTCAATACCTTGAAGATAGAAGAGATGAAGTGTTAGTTAAGGGAGATAAACTGGAAAAAGGTGGTTGGGAAGACTACTTGAATGCATAG
- the LOC140836948 gene encoding uncharacterized protein isoform X5, which produces MRKQRKMGHITIVGPSMGVIEARLKCLLGEEISDDRHVGAPRVGIIMGSDSDLPVMKDAAKILREFNVPTEVRIVSAHRTPEMMFEYASSARGRGIQVIIAGAGGAAHLPGMVAALTPLPVIGVPVRASTLDGLDSLLSIVQMPRGVPVATVAINNATNAGLLAVRLLGISDIDLQARMAQYLEDRRDEVLVKGDKLEKGGWEDYLNA; this is translated from the exons ATGAGGAAGCAAAGAAAGATGGGCCACATCACAATCGTTGGCCCCTCTATGGGCGTTATTGAAGCCCGGTTAAAATGCTTGTTAGGAGAAGAGATCTCAGATGACCGGCATGTTG GTGCGCCTCGTGTTGGAATCATAATGGGCTCTGATTCAGACCTTCCTGTGATGAAGGACGCTGCAAAAATTTTAAGAGAGTTTAATGTGCCTACTGAG GTGAGAATAGTTTCAGCCCACCGGACCCCTGAAATGATGTTTGAGTACGCCTCATCTGCTCGGGGTCGAGGAATTCAGGTTATCATAGCTGGTGCAGGTGGTGCTGCTCATTTACCAG GCATGGTAGCTGCATTGACCCCCTTGCCTGTGATTGGTGTTCCAGTACGAGCATCCACATTAGATGGACTTGACTCCCTCTTGTCAATTGTTCAG ATGCCGAGGGGAGTCCCAGTCGCGACAGTGGCTATAAACAACGCGACGAATGCTGGTTTACTCGCAGTAAGATTGTTAGGGATCAGTGACATTGATTTGCAAGCTAG GATGGCTCAATACCTTGAAGATAGAAGAGATGAAGTGTTAGTTAAGGGAGATAAACTGGAAAAAGGTGGTTGGGAAGACTACTTGAATGCATAG